Below is a window of Mucilaginibacter sp. PAMC 26640 DNA.
AGACGTTGAAGTTTTTCAATTGCTTTTTATAATTAATTGTGGCAATACCATTGGTTTCTGTTACATCACTTTTTATACCTACATATTGGCCGTTTAGTGCGTATAGCGTTCCGGTGGGCGTTATATTGGTATAATTGTAATCATAATGATCCTGGCTAACCGAACCTTTGATGAACAGGTTTTTTACTGGCTCGTACGTTAAAGTACCCTGGCCTATAAACCTGTTCTTTGTATCATTCTCTTTAAATTTACTGGTTACAAAATAACCGTTGGTTGCCACAGAGGCATCGTTCCAAACGGTTTCGTAGCCCCTGGCATCATAGCCCGGGCTTAACCAGCGCACATCAGCCGTGTTGGCGATCATGTAAGGTGACCAGTTTGGATTTGCGGTTGCATCACCTGCGCTTGCTCGGTTCTTGCCTGTTTCTATGTTGTATTGTGCCAAAGCCTCAAAGCTGAGTTTGCTGCCCAATTTGCCGTTTAACGACAGGTTACCTGTTTTACGGTCATAGGTATTATTTGGCAAAATACCTTTTGCATTTAGGTCGGCAACAGAAAAACGATAAACAACTGCATCTGTGCCGCCCGATAACGCAAGCGTATTCGTATAGGTTGACCCGGTTTGGTAAAAGTTTTTGATATTATCTTTCTGAGCGGAATAAGGATGGTTTTTGCCATCAACCCCAACGTAATCTGTAGAGCCGTCAATTTTAGATCCCCACGATCTTCTGCCTGTTGATTGCGCTGCCGCAAGCGTGGTTGGCTTTACTCCGCCATCGCCCTGCCCGTACTCGTATTGAAAGTCAGGAAAAACGGCTGCATTTTCCATCGTAGCAGTAGAATTGAACTCCACCCCAACGCCTTTCTGAGCCTTACCTTTTTTAGTTGTGATCAATATAGCACCATTGGCAGCCCGCGAACCGTATAGCGCAGCAGCGGTACCGCCTTTAAGTACGGTCATCGATTCAATATCATCCGGATTAATTCCTGCGATACCATCGCCACGGTCAACATTAGACCCGCCGCCATTGGTGGTTGGCGCAGCGCCTGGCACTGAATTGTCTAGCGGGAAACCGTTGATTACGTATAACGGCTGGTTATCACCGGTAAGTGAACCGTTACCTCTTATAACCACCCGGCTGGATCCGCCCGGACCGGTAGATAAGCCGATAGCATTAACACCGGCTACTTTACCTGATAAGGCATTTGCGACGTTATTTTCCCGAGCCTGGGTAAACTCCTCACCCTTAACTTCGGTAACTGCATAGCCTATAGATTTTTTTTGTTTGCTGATCCCTAAAGCGGTTACAACAACTTCGTTGAGCGTATTATTGGCTGGTTTTAACTTAATTTGAATAACCGCACCCGCATCGGCAACCGTAAACAGTTCTTTGGTATAGCCAATATAAGCTATTTCCAGCAAGAGTGGCTTCCCGGCATATTTATCCGGAACATTCAGTTTGAAGGTTCCGGTTACATCGGTAGTAGTACCTACGCTGCCATCATTTTTTAAATAGACAGAGGCACCCACTACCGGTTGCCCGTCTGTGCCATCTACTACCTTACCCGATAAAACGATTGCTGCGATCCCTGAGGTTGTTTCTCTGCCATCCATTGCAGTAAAGATGGAGATCTGGCTTTCGTTAATTTTTTTATAAGTAAGTTTAAATGATGAAAGCAGCAGGTTTAAATTATTCTCCAGGCTTAAATTTTTAGCGTTGCCAATTGTGCTGGCATTTACAAATTTATCTTCCAGCAAACCTTCCTGGTAGGCAATTTGAATTCTAAATTGTTGTTTGAGACCGTCTAATGCATCTTTGAGCGATACTTTGCTGTCGGAGTTTTGCTGACCTGTGTAAACCGAAGTCTTGCTGTGAAGTTTACCGCTGTTCATTGCCAATTGCCCATAGCCGAAAACCGGCCGGCTCAGCAAAATGAACAGAAAGCAACAACATTTTAAGGAAGTTGATAAGTCGAGTTTTTGCATAATTACTTTGTTAGGGGTTTGATATAGTGATGGATTTGTTTGTTTGTTTTATTTTAACATGAAGAGTAGTCGAGATAGCATCAACCAGTTCAGTAACACTCGGCACGCTGATCTCCCCTTCTATCTTCAAGTCTTGCATCCGCGGATCGGCAAAGGAAACCTGGTAGCCGTAATCATCGGTGAGCACGCCTGCTATATCTGCCAGAGTTGCATTATTGAAATTAAGCTGGCGAAGGGTCCATTCGGTTAGTTTGATAGGCTCGGCGAGCTTACTTTGGGCAAGAACGCCCTTTTTACCATAAGCTACATAATCGCCCGGTTTCATTACCAGGGATTTGCTGTGCCCGTTTAACGAATCAGTATAGTCAAGGCGGATTTTGCCGCTCACCAAGCCTATATTTGTTTTACTGTGCCGGTTGCGTACGTTGAATGATGTACCCAACACCTCTATGTTGACGTCATTACAGTGCACGATAAATCGCTCTGAGGATTTGATGTGAAGCTGATCCTGGTTCAAATGTTTTACCTTAAAAAAACCTTCCCCGGTTATCCATACCTCACGCGGCCCATCTACCCAGTTTTTAGCATAAGTAAGTTTAGTGTTACCGTTTAGCACCACTACTGAATTATCCGGCAGGGTTACGGTACGCAGCTCGCCATAAGCTGTTGAAATATTTTGTTTTGAATTGGCGGTAAGTACCCATAATGTAAACCCTATGCTGCTAACCAATAACAGCATGGCCGCAACACGCAACCAGGTATTCAGCCAAACCACCTTTTTTAAAGGCTGCGGCTGGTTCTGAATGCTGCTTTCAATGCGCTGCCAAATAGCCTGCTGGTTACCTGCGTTGGTAAAAACATCTTGTTCGCGGTATGCCGCCACAAGTGCGGCTGCCTGATCAACTATTGGTTTTTTAGAAGGGTATTTATCGGTGAAGTTTTTCCAGAAGATAGTACGCTCTTCATCAGGCGCTATTATAAACGCAATGAATTGATCATCTTCTAGAAAATCCTGGATGGTGTAGGTGCTATATTGCCCAAATTCCATGTTTATAAGTTTTATTACTTATAGACATGTACTTGCTCAAATTATCCCTACAAATTAAATATATATTTATTTAATGTTAACATTAGCCCTCAAAAGCGCAACCAGACTGAGAATTATGGCTAGTTTTGACACTTTTAACACTTCCTGCATTTTATTTAAGGCTTTATAAAGCAGTTTATAGGCCGAATTAATATTGATTTCCATAATGTCGGCTATTTCTTCGTACCCTAAGCCTTCGTAAAAGCGCAGGTAAATGATTTCCTGCTGCCGGGCGGGCAGGGTTTGCACAACCATCTTAATTTTTTTTTGCAAATCGCGCGCCTGTTCATCAGCAATATATTGCTGATCGAAGGAAACCTCGAATGTAAAATCATACTCCGTGCCATCTTCAATTTTCAGAAACCGCGATTCGGTATTCAACTTACGAAAAAGCACACTGCGCAAAGATTTAAATAAATAATTTTTTACCGATGATGGCGTACCGAGTCCGGCGCGGTTAGTCCACAATTTGATGAACAGATCATGCACCGAGTCTTCGATCACTTTGATATCCCGCGTGAATTTGTAGCCGTAATTGTTTAATTTTTTGAAATGCCGGTTGTACAATTCGGTGTATGCGCCCCAATCTCCTTCTTTAAAAGATAGCCAAATGGCCAGATCCTGCTTATTAGCTGTATCAGCGGTGTTAAGAGACATTAATTCAAATCAACAAAACTAAATTGCACATTAATCCAACAAGGTAATGAAAAACTTTACAAATAAAACAGAAGGTGTTGAAAAACCGAGCCTGTATAATGTGTTGCCATATCTCTCAGTGCCGGATCACGTAATCGATTTTCAATCCGTTTAAGACGTCGGCATTACCCAGGTCATCATGAAATCTTTTGTTAAAATCTGTTAAATTATTTTGATAATTACGAAATAGTCGTAGATTTACGAAACAATCGTAGAACATGGAGAAATTATCACAACAGGAAGAAGAAGCCATGCAGGCAGCCTGGCAGGCTGGCACCGGTTTTATAAGGGATTATTTAGAATTGCTTGGCGAACCCAAACCACCTTATACAACCCTTGCCTCTACCATAAAGAACCTGGAGCATAAAGGCTTTTTGAAGAGCGAAAAGTTAGGCAACTCTTTCCGCTACACTCCCGCCATACAAGAGGAGGAATACAAAAAGCGGTTTATGAGCGGATTTGTAAGCGACTACTTTAAAAATTCTTATAAAGACCTGGTTACTTTTTTTGCCAATGAGAAAAAGATCAGCGCCAGCGAATTGAAAGAGATCATAAAACTGATTGAAAAACCTTAACACCTCATCAAATGCCAGCTTTATTTGTTTTTTTATTTAAAGTGAACATCGCTCTGCTGCTGTTTTGCGCGGGCTATTACCTGGTGCTGCGCCACCTTACTTTCTATTCTTTAAACAGGGTTTATTTAATAAGTGCGATCATCTTTGCCAGTATCTATCCAAAGATAGACTTGACGAGCTTTGCGCAGCGGCACGACAATATTGCCCTGCCTGTGCAGACCGTATTGTTAAACTGGCAGATACCAGCAGCCAGGCTCGTTAAGCCGCTTACGCAGCCCGATTATTGGGCCTGGGGAGCCATGTTATTTTGGGCGGGGGCCGCATTATTGGCTACACGCCTGCTTGTGCAGTTGTTTTCACTGCTAAAACTTTACCGTAATTCTAAACAGGCTATAATTCTTAACCATGAGGTGCGCCTGATGAACGGCAAAGCGGCGCCATTTTCATTTTGGAGGAGCATCTACGTGAACCCGGAAAACCATACGCCTGCCGACCTCAAAGCCATCCTCCTGCATGAGCAGGAACACGTTAATGGCTGGCATACCATAGATATAATGCTGGCGGAACTTAGCAGCATTTTTTACTGGTTCAATCCTGGTGTGTGGCTAATGAAAAAGGCGGTGCGTGAAAATATTGAATTTATTACCGACCGAAAGATATTAAACAATGGCATCGACACAAAAGCTTACCAGTACAGCCTTGTAAATGTAAGCTTTAACGCTGCAACACCAGGAATTGTCAATCACTTCAATATTTCAACTATTAAAAAACGAATTATCATGATGAACGCCAAACGCTCTTCAAAGTTTAACGTAGCACGGTATGCCTTTATACTGCCAGCGGTAGTCCTTTTGCTGATATTTAGCTTTTCTGATGCCGCAATCATAAAGCCGATATCTGCCAAAATAAATAGTACCATACAGCCGCTAAGAAAGGTTACATTAAATATAATATCACAGGCAGATACAGCTATTACCCTTCGTTTAAATACAAGCAATTTAAAAAAAGGCAACTCTGCTACATTAAAACAGGACACGATAAAGTTTGCAACATTAACCCTCCATAAGGCGGATACAGGCAAGAAGAAACGGTTTAGTTTCCATACAGAAAATGTGCGAATTTTTACTGATGCCGATTCAGCGAATTTTGTTGTAGATGGAAAAAAAATTAGGCCTGCAGACTTTAAAGCTTTAGACCCAAATGATATTCTGGCAGTGAATGTTGTGAACCCGACAGATGCCAAAGCTTTATTGCTGGAAGCAGACGAGTTAACCTTTGATAATAACAAAAAGATCGTTTTTGTAACTACTACAAAGTCTGATGCAGGGAAGAAACTTTTAGCGCGGCTGGGCAACCGTAAACAAATTAATAATCTGCGCATCACAAAAGATGGAGTACCGCAAAACATCAGCGGACAAGAACTGGTTAGTTTCGGGTCTGCCAAGCCAGCCACTATTGTTTTAAACAGTGGCGATAAGCTTACAACTATTTTAGGCAATATTAAACATCCCGACCTGGATTCGCCTGTCATCGTAAAGGGATATCCAAACACCCTCACCTTGAAAAAATCAAACGGAACAACTGTACAGGCGTTCATATCCAAAACAAGTGACTCTCCAGAAAGTTTAAAGGCAGTTTCGATAACAGGCTTTGGAAGTAGTAACCGCAGTGCTACTGCTAAAACGTATTCCACATTCAGCACTGCTACCGTAAACCGCATCTCTGATAAATTGATCATCATCGACGGTAAAGAGGCCACTAAAAAGGAACTTAAGAAACTCTCTGCGTTTGATATCGACAGAATGAGTACTTTATTGGATATCGACACTGTAAAGAAATATGGCAGCAAAGCCAAATATGGCGTAGTCTATATCTACACTAAAAAGGCGAAATAGTACACATCAGTTAATAGTTAAATTAGTTAACATGGCCGGGCAGTTACTGCCTGGCTTTTGTTTTAAATTGAGGGCTATGATGTAGTCATAATTAGCCATTCAATGCCTTTAGGCCCATTTTCCATGTACAAATTACTTTGGCCGAGATTTTGTAATAGTTAATATGTATAACTACAAATAAACAAATAACATCTATGCCAATCTCAGCACTTCAACAACAGCCAGCAGACGTTCAACTTAAAGTTGTTACCGTTACTAATGAGCAAACAGCTAAAAACAGTAATGGACTGGCATCCTCAAAAATATTTACCATATCTTTTAGCTATCTTAAAAAAGCATATCGCACCAAAGTAATGAAAGTTATTTATTCTGATAGGGAAGCAATGTACAAAGTTGTAATGCCATCCGATTTGAATAATGGTACAATTGTACACTGGCTTCAGCGCCTTGATGAAAAATGGAACATCCTTTTAGGAGAAGATATGGAAGCAAAGTTATTGAAGTCTGTAACAACAGCTATTGACTGCCTCGAATAACTAGAGCGAACTAAAACTATATAAATGCAAAAGGCTCCGAATTCGGAGCCTTTTGCATTTATATAATAGGACCAGATATTTAAACTGTAGTGCCTTCATAAGTATCTGGTACATCAAACGGCGAGCGTTCCTTTTTGAGAATAGCAGCACCTATCAAAGAAACAATGCAGCCAGAGATAAGTGTACCGATAGCAGCACCCAGTGTACCGATTAAAACACCCCACTTTTTAGTAACCTCTGTAGCAGCATCTATTTGTTCCTGAGGCATATTTTTTTCTGCCAGGATAACTTGCTGTTGCTCTATCATTTTATCTAAAGCACCGGTATTCAACACCTTTAAATATACAAGGGTAAATATTGCCAGTAAAAATCCAGCGAATAATGCATAACGGAACCCTGCCTTAAATCCCTGGCCAAAGGTCAAAAAACCACCTAGCTGGTCCCGGAACTCCTTTTGAGTCAACACGCAAAAAGCAATAAACGGTAAGTAACTAATGTATTTTATTGCAGAGTTAGGATCTAAATTAAGAAGATCGATAGCGTAGGTAATGACGATTGATACACCGACATAAAATAACGCCCACTTGGTGGCAATTTTGGTAGGATTTGCAGCTAATTGTTCCATCTGATTAGGTTTTTTTATAGTTTGATTATTTAAAACGCACTAATATTTCCAACACCGCCATATCAAAAGAAGCATCCACAGCATTTGATGCAATAACCTCCTTGTCTTCTTCGTCCGGTTCGGTATTTTGGAAAAAACTGATCATTGGGTAAAACAACTCTTTCAGTTCCGAGTCGTCATCCAATGTGCCGGCCACTTTAGCAACTTCGGCTGCGGGGCTTTCCACCAGGATCTGGTTGGCAATTACAGGTTCATAGATTCGGTACTCATCCTGGAACTCGTCCTCATCTACCAATAAAAATTCTTTCAGGTAATCTTCCAGTTCCGGATCGATATTTTCGTCATCGCATTCGTTCAAATAAAGCAGCAGGTTCAACAATTCTGTACCCCTATCCAGCGTTTGCTCCTCTATTTTTTCCCACTCCGGGGTTTCAAGATAGTCGTCTTCCAGTTTTTTCACGTCCTCGCTGAAGAAGTTTACCAGCAACAGGTCAAAGAAAACCTCGTGCAAAGCCTCTACTTTGGGGTTATCGTTAAAGATCTCATCTAAAGCATCTACTTTTTGCAAGAAGGTTTTATCAGATGAAAATACAGTTTCAAATTGCGCATTTAGCGCAGTGGCTTCAAAGTCATCATACTTTGTAAAAGCCTGTAAAGCGCCTGTAATTGCCGAACTTATTTTGGGATCAGTCATTTTGTATTAATTAGAGTTAGCTATTTGATTATTATTACACGTTAACAAAACTTTTCCTTTTAAGTTCTGGCCCATAAATGGGGAGTTGTAACTTTTAGATTTATTAGTGGCACGGGTATATTCCCATTCTGCATTTATATCCAGTAGTACCAGGTTAGCATTTTCGCCTTCGGCAAATAAGGGCGCATCCACATTCAATATTTTGCGCGGATTGATAGATAGTTTCTCTACAATGAGACCTACCGGCAGACCGGCTTTTACCGCCAGAGCAAAAGCTGTTTGCAAGCCAATGATGCCATATTCAGCCACCTCAAACTCTACATCTTTATATTCCAGTTCATGCGGGGTGTGTTGTGTTACCAGTGCATCTATTGTGCCATCCATTAATCCCGCTATCAGCGCATCCACATCCAACTGGGTACGCAAAGGTGGTTTAACTTTATAGAGGCTGTCGAAACCCACTAAAAATTCATCGGTCAATACAATGTTATGGATCGCCGTATCACAGGTTACTTTTAACCCGCGTTTTTTTGCTTCGCGGATCAACTCAACCGAGCGGGCTGTAGATATCGTCGTAAAATGAATATCAGTACCGGAGTCTTCAGCCAGGTAAATATCCCGGGCTACCATCAGTTCCTCTGCCAGAGACGGAATCCCCTTCATCCCCAGCATGGTGCTTACCACACCTTCGTTCATTTTGGCTTTGCCTGCAATAAAACCGTCTTCGGCATAGGAGATCACTTTTGCGCCAAAACCCTGCACGTATAATAGCGCACGTTCCATTAGCCCTGCATCCTGTACCGGCTTGTTACCATCTGTAAATGCCCTGGCACCGCTCTTAAACATATCATACATTTCGCTCAGATCCTTACCTTCCCGCTTGTGCGATATGGTGCCCAGGGGATAAATATCTACCAAATTGCCTTTAGCGCGGTTCAGCAGGTATTCTACTTCAGCCTTAGAATGCACCGGTGGATAGGTGTTTGGCATCAATGCTATACCGGTAAATCCTCCGGCTGCGGCTGCGGCAGTTCCTGTTTGCAGGTCCTCCTTTGTTTCCAGGCCTAATTCGCCCACATTGCAATTGAGATCGAAAAAGCCCGGGGCAATATACTTTCCGGTGCCATCGATAATTATGGCGTCATCATCATTTATTGATGGGCCTATTTTATCAATAACACCATTTTTTATTAAAATATCGGTAACCTGGTTATTATAAGATGATGCCGGATAGATAACAGTGGCAGATTTGATTAGCAAATTCATTTTCGCTGTTTAAGGTGGGTATTAATGATCAACTGGCTGGTTCTACATCGCTTTTACCGGTTTTGTAAAAACGGATCAGCATGGTTTCTGCAGCCAGAAATATCAGTGCCAAAATTATACAAAGTTTCCATAATTGCAGACCTGAATTTTCGGCACTGTTGATATTATTCACATTGAATTTATTACCGGTCATCAATCCCGCTGTATTCGGTATTAGTTTGGCCAGGTCGGTATCGGTTAGATAGGAAAGATCAGATTCGCTGCGGTTATCGTTGATCGCCAATACAGCAGCAATACTATCCTGTTTTTTTAAATCGAAGATGCCTGTTTTGGTAAGCTGGCCCGGCAGATAAAGCATGGTGCTTCCCTCCTGTTGCTTCACTTCAGGAATGATAGTCTCTGTACCTGAGGTTAGCTTCACCATTTGCTTTTCGGTAGATTGCAGCGGTACGGTTTCTATCACATCAGTATTCCCCAAAGTATAAAAAAGTGGCTGATCGTGACCGCTTAGCAGGGCTATCTTTAACATAACCGGTACAAAAAGCGCATGTACCGGCAAATTGCTAAAATCCTCGTTTAATGCTACGGCGGAAATAAATACCTTGCCCGATCCAAAAACATAAGCTTCCCAAAACGGCTCGCCGGCTTGCAGTTTCATCAGGTTTTCTGCGGATTTGGTTGCACCTGCCAAATTGAAATATTTCTTTACGACGGGCAGATCGGGATTTTGCGGAACGGATTCAAAAATATTTTTAAAAACGGCACTTTGGAGGTTGATGGAAGAAACCCGGGTATTTTCCGACATTAATTTTACCGGCCAGGCGGCACCCATTGGCTGTAGCAGGGCCTTGTAGCTGGAGATATCTAACTCTTTTGAGGGGAAAGCCGCCAGCGTACCGCCCTTTTTAACGTAGGCGGTTAACTGCTGGGCCAAACCTGCAGAAACATTCCCGATATCGCTTAATACGATCAGTGGATAGCTGTTTAATGAAGCATAATCTACATTGCCATCGTGTACGCTTTTTACGCTAAAGAACGGATCGGCACCAAACACGGCCTGCAGATATTTATTGGCCTGCCCGCCATCAATTAGTAATACTGGTAATTTATTATTGACGTTGAACGCAAAGTAAAAGGAGTTATCGAAAATTACCGGGTTATCTTCCAGCAATAACTCTCCACGCTGCCAACCGGCGGTTAAACCCGAAAAAGTTAGCGTATCAGTTTGAAACGACCGCGCTGCAACACTGAAACTCCCGAGCGATTTTGGTTTGCCGTTAATGAGCAGTTTTAATGCAATTTTTTCTGCTGCCTTTCCTGCATAGTTGTGTAAGCGTACTACCAGTTTTTCCGTTTCGCCAGGCCTGTGTGTCGCATTGAGCAACCAGACAGAATCTACCGCCACATTGGGCAATTCGTTAGCCTGTAACCGGATCAACGTAACCGGTACCCGGGAGCTGCCAGACCCGCTCCTGATGTTTTTCTGAAAATCTGACAGGATATAATTATGCTTACCTGCACCAGGTTGCAGATTTAACAGGCTTTGCTGCCTCGCGATGATTTGCTCAAGATTCCTGCTTTGTGGGCTCACCTTTACGGCATCAACGGCATCGTTGAACTCATCTCGGCTTAACAGGCGCTGGTGCTTACCTTCAAAATCCTGGGTGAGTACTTGGAACCGATCGTTAATCGAATAGGCTGATGCGATTTCTTTGGCTTTTTGTTTGGCTTCGTCCAGCAGGCTGCCTTCCCTGCTGAGGGTTTGCATAGAATAAGAGTTATCTATAAAAATACTAACTGCTTGCTGTTTGCCCGCATTGGCAGCATCCTTGCCCGGGATAAACGGCCTGGCAAAAGCAAACACCAGGAAAGCCAAAGCGAGCATGCGGGCTGCTAAAATAAGCCGTTCCTTAATGTTGCGACGCGATGCCTGTTGCTCCTGCACCTCTTTTAAGAACTGTACATTGCTGAAATAAAGCTTTTTATACCGCCTGAAATTGAAAAGATGTACCAGTACCGGGATAATCAGCGTGAGTAATGCAAACAGGAAAGCCGGGTATAAGAAATGCATTAAGCAAATTTGCAAATTAAAGGCGAGGTTTGGTGTAAAGCAATTAAGATTTGACAACTCTGTATGAGTTGCCAAATCAAATAGGCTGTTAATTAATGTAAATCCTTGTCGCAATACCAACCAACTAATTGGGCTTGTTCGGGGGTGTTCGGGCTTGTTCGGGCTTGTTCGGGGGCGGTCAGGTTGTTGGAGAAAATCAGCAACGCGAACAAGATCAGCGTTTGATTAACGGTCGCTGTTAACTCCTGCGCCTTCTATGCTTCCTTTTCCCTTCGGCCTTTTTCTTTTTAGCCGACTTTTTAGTACTGCTTTGTTTGTCGGTTTGCTGCAATGCCTGCTTGGCCGGTGCTACAGAGGTTTTCACATCTGTGGAATCCTTACTTAGCTGGGTAACTGTGAATTCATTGCGGCTCAAACCGTATTCTAACTGGCGTTTAGCCCCCGTAGGCTTGGCCAGGCTATCATTACTGGCATAAATGGGGAATTCGCGGATCAACTTGCCATCTTTAATATAAAAGTTATCATTACCCCGGTAACCTTTACGCTGTGAATTGGTGAGCTTTGGGAAATCGAGCTTGTTGGCGTTACTGTTATTAAATTCGTATGCATAGATCTTGGCATAATTAACGGTGTCTTTCACTTTGGTCTGGATCAGAATTTCCGGGTTACCGTCGGTATCCATATCCGCGTTATACACATCGGTGATGGCTCCATTTAAATCCCCGGTGGTGGTAATGTACTTACTGTTGGCCGAATCTGAATGCAGTATCATAAATGCACCTACCACTGTAGCCCCCCTGCCCCAACTTAATACATCGTAGGTTTCTCCAGGCGATACCTCAATTGCTTTGTGAAACCGAAAAGGCGCCGTTAATAATGGCGCCGGATTTCCGGCACCTGTAGTTACTAACTTCTTTTGCGGATCGTTGCTGCAGGCAGCAAGTAAGATGCAAAAGGAAGCTATTAATACACAATATCTTGCATTCATATTTGTAAACTTAGTAGTAAAGCATATCCGGAGAGATCTCTCCTTTAGGCTTGCCTGGTATAGTCATATAAACTCGTAAAGCACTGTTTGCCTGGTTAGCATCTACATATTTAATACTGATTTTATGGAAGCCCTTCAGCAACGGAATGGCGCCATATTGCTCAAACAGACCCTTTCTGCCATCGTTGTCAACTATTGGCAAGTCATCTATATAAAGCACCGAGCCATTTGTTGACTGGGTAGAAAAGCCGTAGTTACCATCAGTATCAATTTTGATAAACCCATTATAAACCACCCCATACTTACCGAACGATTTTTTAAAAGCAGAATTAGCAGTGGTAAAACTTTTGGCAATCCCTGTGTCA
It encodes the following:
- a CDS encoding SusC/RagA family protein, whose protein sequence is MQKLDLSTSLKCCCFLFILLSRPVFGYGQLAMNSGKLHSKTSVYTGQQNSDSKVSLKDALDGLKQQFRIQIAYQEGLLEDKFVNASTIGNAKNLSLENNLNLLLSSFKLTYKKINESQISIFTAMDGRETTSGIAAIVLSGKVVDGTDGQPVVGASVYLKNDGSVGTTTDVTGTFKLNVPDKYAGKPLLLEIAYIGYTKELFTVADAGAVIQIKLKPANNTLNEVVVTALGISKQKKSIGYAVTEVKGEEFTQARENNVANALSGKVAGVNAIGLSTGPGGSSRVVIRGNGSLTGDNQPLYVINGFPLDNSVPGAAPTTNGGGSNVDRGDGIAGINPDDIESMTVLKGGTAAALYGSRAANGAILITTKKGKAQKGVGVEFNSTATMENAAVFPDFQYEYGQGDGGVKPTTLAAAQSTGRRSWGSKIDGSTDYVGVDGKNHPYSAQKDNIKNFYQTGSTYTNTLALSGGTDAVVYRFSVADLNAKGILPNNTYDRKTGNLSLNGKLGSKLSFEALAQYNIETGKNRASAGDATANPNWSPYMIANTADVRWLSPGYDARGYETVWNDASVATNGYFVTSKFKENDTKNRFIGQGTLTYEPVKNLFIKGSVSQDHYDYNYTNITPTGTLYALNGQYVGIKSDVTETNGIATINYKKQLKNFNVSVLGGVNKRHFQNNELDLSGNTFIVPFFYSYSNLSVASTVPVTKHLETNSVFASADFDYKSLVFVTVTGRKDWFSTLYSAGNNGNVSIFYPSVNASFILSDAVKLPSVISLFKLRGAYAQVGGGSPEPYLTTLTYRNVPTGDQPLQNVGSTALSNPLLRPYTSTTSEGGFEAQLFNNRFNLDVTYYNRVTDNDIVNATISSTSGYNSVPLNTGKVRNRGIELLVGGTPVKTRDFNWNLSYNFAYNDNKVLFLNDQLTNIPLSSTVGNWGYINNIVGYASNEIVGTRILKDAAGNTVFNKTSGFPVATALQPLGKSVAPYTMGLTNNFRYKRFNLSVLFDGKFGNKVFSISEVYETRLGLLKTTLPGRENGLALNGVDQDGAAYSRTVPVSGLRAYYDNNKNYSELFLHDGSFVKLRQIILSYSLPVNNIKFLKLQSVNLSLVARNIAIIYKQTDNFDPEQSYSNGNFQGLESIGLPRTRSFGLNLSVKF
- a CDS encoding RNA polymerase; its protein translation is MSLNTADTANKQDLAIWLSFKEGDWGAYTELYNRHFKKLNNYGYKFTRDIKVIEDSVHDLFIKLWTNRAGLGTPSSVKNYLFKSLRSVLFRKLNTESRFLKIEDGTEYDFTFEVSFDQQYIADEQARDLQKKIKMVVQTLPARQQEIIYLRFYEGLGYEEIADIMEININSAYKLLYKALNKMQEVLKVSKLAIILSLVALLRANVNIK
- a CDS encoding transcriptional regulator, giving the protein MEKLSQQEEEAMQAAWQAGTGFIRDYLELLGEPKPPYTTLASTIKNLEHKGFLKSEKLGNSFRYTPAIQEEEYKKRFMSGFVSDYFKNSYKDLVTFFANEKKISASELKEIIKLIEKP
- a CDS encoding dihydroorotase gives rise to the protein MNLLIKSATVIYPASSYNNQVTDILIKNGVIDKIGPSINDDDAIIIDGTGKYIAPGFFDLNCNVGELGLETKEDLQTGTAAAAAGGFTGIALMPNTYPPVHSKAEVEYLLNRAKGNLVDIYPLGTISHKREGKDLSEMYDMFKSGARAFTDGNKPVQDAGLMERALLYVQGFGAKVISYAEDGFIAGKAKMNEGVVSTMLGMKGIPSLAEELMVARDIYLAEDSGTDIHFTTISTARSVELIREAKKRGLKVTCDTAIHNIVLTDEFLVGFDSLYKVKPPLRTQLDVDALIAGLMDGTIDALVTQHTPHELEYKDVEFEVAEYGIIGLQTAFALAVKAGLPVGLIVEKLSINPRKILNVDAPLFAEGENANLVLLDINAEWEYTRATNKSKSYNSPFMGQNLKGKVLLTCNNNQIANSN